A region of the Perca flavescens isolate YP-PL-M2 chromosome 15, PFLA_1.0, whole genome shotgun sequence genome:
TGTCAATCTCATTGCCCAGGTACACAAAGGCTTCCACCTGCTCCACTGCCTGCCCATTCACCCTCAGGGGTTCAAAGAGAGGGTGGTGGCAGTCAAAAGTGTGTCTCCCCCCACAGCACATCCCTTTAGTCTTGGAGATATTGAGCTCCAAGGAGCGCTCTTCTATCCAGGACATGAGGTTGTTCACCTGCTGGTAGTATGCAGCTATAGGGAGTCCTTGTTCTTGATGTGGGCAACCATGGCCATGTCGTCTGCATATTTAAAAAGTGACATGTTATTGCTATTactggttatattgttgtgtaaATGGTAAATAAAATGGGGGATAAAACGCAACCTTGGGGGGAGTCCAGTGTTAAAAATcatgtttttggatttaaaacCATAGACTACTACATGCTGAGGCTGGTACAATAGAAAGTCCTTTATCCATTTCATCAGTGTTGGGTTGACCTGTAATAACCAAAAGGCTGTTGTGTATGAATCGACTTTATTAAAAGCAGAGGAATAATCCATGCACACGCACatcgtgtgtgtgagtgaggagTCCAGGTTTGTGCTGTGTCCAGAAAGGTGAGACGCAGTAAGCGAAGAGAGATGAAATGTATATCTCACCTGTCTTGTTGGGGTGTTTAAGCACATATGGCTTCATATCCAGTAGAAAATGGTCAAACTCAGTGTCCAGACTATCCCACGAGTCCTCGTGCTTGCTCATGGTGTCCAAGGACTGGAGGTGAATAAATGGATACAACGATTAATAAGAAGTGAGTTGATAGCGTCGCCTGTGTTAGCTAGCTACAAGGAGTGCTTGTAGCTGACCTAGTTATAAGGAACAGGTAGGGTAACATCGTGTCACGTAGCTAATGTTATCATAACGTAACATGACAACCACCGAATAACTAACGTTACAGTGTTCACAAACATTAgctaaactagctagctagctaactaacggGACAGGGAGCAATTGTACGTAAGAAGCATTAGCAGACGAGCTAAAGCAGACCTGTAAAACGCTCGCTTGGTGTTATTTTTTAACAGACACACGACACACCAAAAAGGTCTCATTAATCATGAAAGTGTAACGTTAAAATGAGACTTACTTTAGGCACTGATTTGGCCGCTAAAACGATTCAAACGTCTGCTGCGTCCTCACTCACGCCACATCCGGTTTCCGTGGAGACGCAGCGTCTCCCCGTTGCCATAGAAACTACACATACTTGTTTTTTTACCCATGTATCTCTATTTTGGAGCTATATTTTGTTTGCCGTTAAAAATGTTAAGTTAACGTTAGATCTTTGTTTTAAGGCCATATATTTAATTAGACTTTAGCAGACACTACGTTTTAACTCACACTAGTAAAATCATTTAGCTTTTTAATTCACCATGTTTAAACTAAAAATAGAATCAACTCTTAGCCCGAGCAACATGTAACATTAGACAAATAAGGTTGAATATCTGAGATAGTTGCCTCTCCGTTGTGATGATTTTGACCAATGGCTATGCCAGACTAAAATACCTACAATGTTAATCCACACGATGGCGCACAAGACTTAGTTTGTGGGATGGTCAGAAACGGATAGGGGGATATGCATGAATGTATTAATATGGCGCCTTGGTTCATTCATTAAggaaaacatatatatttacatatatatatatacagcctATATCTGTACATAGCCTAGATTACCTAATAAAAGAGCGTAATTTAGTAGACCTACACACAAAGAACATTAGTGGATGTGCACTGCTTTCATAGATAGGCTACCCAATGTATACACACTGTCGTGTTAATTGTGCGCTGAAAATGAAGTGAAATTTccttttatatacgtcaatgGAAATATCCTAACAGCACGTGAAGGCAGACTTCACCGACGTCACTTTGAATGAAAAAGAAGCGCTCAGCTTTAGCCCAGGCAGAGGGGAGGCGTGCAGTGTGTCAGAAGCTCCTTCAGCAGTAGGCTACAGCATCTCGTGTCAAGAGCTGTGACGAGCCAAGGACCTCACAGAATTCGGTCGGGACAACACGAAGTTGTGGCTGTATAGTTTTTTTGCCCCCATTATGGCTGACCATCTTCTACATTATAATGACTCAGCTGGGGTTGGGAACCGATTCGCCCGCAAAGGTGCTTTGCGGCAGAGAAATGTGCATGAAGTGAAAAACCACAAATTTACTGCAAGATTTTTCAAGCAGCCGACGTTCTGCAGCCATTGTACAGACTTCATATGGTAAGCACCCCTAATGTACACCTGTCTACAGCCTCTCACTTTGTGATGGCTGTTTGTGTTGGACGTGATAAACTGCAACTTTTAGGGTTCTGCTGCAGTAAGTTTCCATTTACAGTATAGCCTAAATGAGACTGTCGATACTTCCCTTTAATTGTGCGTTGGTTTCCTTAGCTTTAACAAGGACATTTGTGCGCTTAAGACTtgcattttttctttaaaccgagACAGAGGTTTAAGCTTCCAGACTCATTAGTAACCTATTTTCTATAGAGATTAGGTACCTTATTGCTGTGGCAGAAAAAATTTAACACTTGTTTTTTGTTGCAGGGGATTTGGGAAACAAGGATTTCAATGCCAAGGTAACCCACTTCCATGTTTATATTGGTGAATTTCAGTGGTAGAGTAAAGATACCAGTGCAGTCAGACAAAAATGTGTGTTGACCCAAACTCTGCTACACATTCCCTGTAAGATTAAAGCTGTGCTTCAAACTAAAGTGCTTGTTCATTTGGTTTTTAAAATGAGTTACTGGCTAAAAACTCAGTTTAGCATTTGctagtagcctacatttaggtGGTGCCATGAGCAAATACTGTATGGAGGCAGCATATCTAGTCATActgaagaattaaaaaaaaaataaaaaaggcttaCAATGAATttttaataaagttttatttttctttgaggGCACATCATTCTGCAAGCAAGAAAGCAGAGTTAAGTATTTGCTGGACATGCATTGCTAGttactttgaagaaaaaaaaaaaaactaaaaaaaccaaacaaactaaaaaacatTCACCTGCAACTCAGGACACCATCCATGTTGGTAACCATTTGACCCTGGAAGACAAACCAGATTAGGCATGGTTTCAAACGAGCATTTAGAGAATTAAGTTTGAAGTTGTGGACATACCTTTGAGGGTTATACACCTTCTGGGGCAGATTGACCCTGGACACCGGTTGAGCTTACAGGCATTTGATAGGGAAATGCTGGCATGTACCTGGCCTTCTGGTAGCCGCCATTGGACTTCCCATAGCTTGGAAGGATTGGTTTACTCACTTTCCAGTTACCCACAATATTTTGAGAGCCAAcaacttgtttttgtggaatCCAAAAACCCTTCAAGCCCATTTGGGCACCGACATTAGTTGGGTTTCTGGGGAATGAGGGTCCCCCTAGTGAGGTGGCATTTCCAGTTGAAAACCCCTTGCTCATGTAATTAGCTTTGCTATACCCTCCTGCAGTATTGGAAGGCCCAGTTGTCTCAGATGGATATTGAAAGACTTCTTCAAATACAAGATGAGGAATGTTACTCACACCACCTCTACTGGAGCCAGAGTTTGGGGAACCAAAACCAGAGTCGTCAACCACACCATAGTCCCTGCCATCTGGCAGAGGCTTCCAAGAATCAAAGCTGGGAAACTTTGGGGCCTGATAGATTGGCTCATAGTTGGCTGTTTGACTATGATAAAGAGAAGAGCCACCAGCTGGAGAAGAAAGCATAGAGTTTGTAGAAGCAGGGCCTGGCCGAGGCTTGGCTGGATTACTCGCCTGGTTGGGGCTTGAAGGGAACAAGAGTGATTTAAGGTTTTCCAACTTGAAGTATCTGGATCCACCATTAACTAGTTTGTCTGCTGCAGGAACACTTGGTCTGTTGGGCAGGTTTTGTTGAGATGAAACCAAACCTGGCCATTGTGCATCTGAAAATTTGTTGTAGCGTGTGTAAAAAGGGCCAGTCGGTTGGTAATCTGAAGCCTGCCCAGTCTCGACTTCATCTTCTCTAGCATCACCCATGTTATGAAAGTCAGCTTTATATGGATAGCCATACCctgtaaattaaataaattgggTGAACGATAAAAATACTCCTGAGGCCTAATGCGGTAATTAGGAAGAAAATCATTACCTTTTACAGATGGCAATCCAGCACTGTCATCAAAcagcaaaaaacaaatgcagGAAACCCTGCAAAGGGGGCCAGTAAAGAACAAACCTCAGATTAAAATGTGCACTGTTAAAGATaattgaaacaaaatgtaaatgatttttcaatatcaataaaaaaaacctaCCAAAAAAGAAGTCCAAGAGCCATGGCGGTTTACTGAAAAGCAGCACCCTATACTTCCCAGAAGGTATGGTTTGAGACAAGCAGCTCACTGTGCCTAACTAGACTTGAGAGTAACTTCTTTCCTTACTGAAACATCTCTGTCTCCTATATATCCAGTTCTTACTTAACGATGCTCATTAGCAACAGCTGCTCACAGAGCAATTAGTGGCCAAATCGTTAACAGGTGtggcagcaggacaatgatcatactgaattgttttctgattttgcttatttaaagaaCTTTCTTCCTTTTGATTTGACGAGTTAAAAGGCTATAGTAGATTTCCACTTAACGCTTTTACATGGAGTCAAGTTGCCACACGTGTCCTGAAATCAACACCCTGTTTCCACAATCTTTGCTAGTATAACATTTCCCCCAAGACATCTGATCCTGTGGTAGCCAAAGGTGGGACTGGCAAAGCTAAGGGTGAGGGAAACAAGATGAAGTTATAATGGGGATAACTAAGGTAAAATAAGGGTTAGATTACCAGTAAGGCACTTGTACacaaaatggaaacaaaaaatttaaaataataaaatattggaTGGAGAAAATTAAGATTATGGAAATTACATGCATTATGTATCATGCCTAATCAAAGTTAGATATGTTACATTATGAATGTTCTCTCCCATTTGCATTATGTGCACATAAATAAACGCATAGCAACTTTATTTCCACACACTTTGTATGTGACAAGATTACTGCAGTTGATCTTAAAGTATAAACTACCAGACAGTAAAGGCTTGGTCATCAGTGTTAGGAGGGCCCAGACTGTAGAGCTGCTGTGCATTTAGAAGATG
Encoded here:
- the LOC114570389 gene encoding uncharacterized protein LOC114570389, which produces MALGLLFWVSCICFLLFDDSAGLPSVKGYGYPYKADFHNMGDAREDEVETGQASDYQPTGPFYTRYNKFSDAQWPGLVSSQQNLPNRPSVPAADKLVNGGSRYFKLENLKSLLFPSSPNQASNPAKPRPGPASTNSMLSSPAGGSSLYHSQTANYEPIYQAPKFPSFDSWKPLPDGRDYGVVDDSGFGSPNSGSSRGGVSNIPHLVFEEVFQYPSETTGPSNTAGGYSKANYMSKGFSTGNATSLGGPSFPRNPTNVGAQMGLKGFWIPQKQVVGSQNIVGNWKVSKPILPSYGKSNGGYQKARYMPAFPYQMPVSSTGVQGQSAPEGV